Proteins encoded within one genomic window of Deltaproteobacteria bacterium:
- a CDS encoding CBS domain-containing protein, producing the protein MKGHARQFMTSKVALATPQMTLADAARELSRLEISGLPVVDTDGQVLGIVTESDLLDALLAETSVETRVHTVMTSPVVTVDEFTPADVVARLLRTHRVHHLPVMRQGSVVGIITPQEIIRYFVTNELPVPPEVA; encoded by the coding sequence ATGAAAGGACATGCGCGCCAATTCATGACGTCAAAAGTAGCGTTGGCGACGCCACAGATGACTTTGGCCGATGCCGCCCGCGAACTGAGCCGGCTGGAAATCAGCGGTTTGCCGGTGGTGGACACCGACGGTCAAGTGCTCGGCATCGTGACAGAAAGCGATTTACTCGATGCCTTGCTGGCAGAGACGTCGGTGGAGACACGCGTTCACACGGTGATGACCTCGCCCGTGGTCACGGTGGACGAGTTCACCCCGGCTGATGTAGTCGCGCGGCTGCTGCGTACCCATCGGGTGCATCACCTTCCGGTCATGCGCCAGGGATCGGTCGTGGGGATCATCACCCCCCAGGAGATCATCCGCTACTTCGTGACGAACGAGCTGCCCGTGCCGCCAGAAGTGGCGTAA
- a CDS encoding amidohydrolase, giving the protein MSQETKGRVVDADGHVMEPADTWLKYIDPQYRDRAIRIAFDNDGYENLLIDNRRLELVRGHLGVLGGIGMDPVALHQNGKMTYADGCPAGGYDPKARLKVMDEEGIDIAMFYPTIGICWEGMVTDAKLATAYTRAYNRWIVDFCRENPKRLFPTAHISLLDPEGAVEEVTRARKDGCVGVYLSPDMAARGGKHFDDPSYVRFWETVQDLEMPVGFHVVVRDQPAFQGWLHRDKRDRLFGFAFLAIDVMAAFTQMLSWGMFEKYPRLKCTVLEAGANWISAWLDRLDHKYEVMSSYTPLTMKPSAYFYRQCLVSADPDESITAAVVERVGAEYFVWASDYPHVDASFGVVKEMKERLAPLSPEAQRLVLGENAIRFYNLSV; this is encoded by the coding sequence ATGTCTCAAGAAACAAAGGGCCGGGTGGTCGATGCCGACGGCCACGTCATGGAGCCCGCAGATACATGGCTGAAATACATCGACCCCCAATATCGCGACCGGGCGATTCGCATCGCATTCGACAATGACGGATACGAAAATTTACTAATCGACAACCGCCGGCTCGAACTTGTGCGCGGCCATTTGGGCGTGCTCGGAGGTATCGGCATGGACCCGGTCGCGTTGCATCAAAACGGCAAAATGACCTATGCCGATGGCTGCCCCGCCGGAGGGTATGACCCCAAGGCTCGCCTCAAAGTCATGGACGAAGAAGGCATCGATATCGCCATGTTCTACCCCACGATCGGTATCTGCTGGGAAGGGATGGTCACCGACGCCAAGTTAGCCACCGCCTATACCCGCGCGTACAATCGTTGGATTGTCGACTTCTGCCGCGAGAACCCGAAGCGTCTCTTTCCCACCGCTCATATTTCCTTGCTTGACCCGGAGGGCGCGGTGGAAGAAGTGACCCGTGCCCGCAAAGACGGTTGTGTCGGCGTCTATCTCTCGCCGGACATGGCGGCGCGCGGTGGCAAGCATTTCGACGATCCCTCCTACGTGCGGTTCTGGGAAACCGTTCAGGACCTGGAGATGCCGGTGGGATTTCATGTAGTCGTGCGCGATCAGCCGGCTTTCCAAGGTTGGCTCCATAGAGACAAGCGCGACCGCCTGTTCGGCTTCGCCTTTTTAGCGATCGACGTGATGGCCGCCTTCACCCAGATGCTCTCCTGGGGCATGTTCGAGAAATACCCGCGTCTGAAATGCACGGTGTTAGAGGCGGGAGCGAACTGGATTTCCGCGTGGCTGGATCGCCTGGATCACAAATACGAAGTGATGTCATCCTACACCCCACTCACTATGAAGCCGAGCGCGTATTTCTACCGGCAGTGCTTGGTCTCGGCGGACCCAGACGAAAGCATCACTGCGGCAGTGGTCGAGCGCGTCGGCGCGGAGTATTTCGTGTGGGCGTCGGACTACCCGCACGTCGATGCCTCGTTCGGCGTCGTCAAGGAAATGAAGGAACGCTTGGCACCGTTATCGCCGGAGGCGCAGCGGTTAGTGCTCGGCGAGAATGCGATCCGGTTCTACAATCTCAGCGTGTAA
- a CDS encoding cupin domain-containing protein encodes MPVLDNNTVTRFQIPGLDHQTLAGPEHGFGTLEMWMQTIKPGAGTPMHRHACEEAIVVLRGSGQCTINGVVCDFGPNSTLQIPPDAIHQIVNTGTEDMFLVAALGQAPVRVCTAENQHMPLPWQAS; translated from the coding sequence ATGCCGGTGCTCGACAACAATACCGTGACCCGTTTCCAGATTCCCGGCCTTGACCATCAAACCCTGGCCGGCCCGGAGCATGGCTTCGGAACGTTGGAGATGTGGATGCAGACCATCAAGCCGGGAGCCGGCACCCCCATGCACCGGCATGCTTGCGAAGAGGCTATCGTGGTACTGCGCGGCTCGGGTCAATGCACGATCAATGGGGTGGTGTGCGACTTCGGCCCGAATTCGACGCTCCAGATTCCGCCGGACGCCATCCATCAGATCGTGAATACAGGAACGGAAGACATGTTCTTGGTCGCCGCGCTTGGACAAGCGCCAGTGCGGGTGTGTACGGCAGAGAATCAGCATATGCCGCTGCCGTGGCAGGCAAGCTAG
- a CDS encoding SpoIIE family protein phosphatase: protein MPETIPTVDIEREIRNLNAILKVSRAMSSEVQLDSLLQVIMQKTIEVMDAERTSLFLYDEGRNELWSKIAQELEPLQEIRFPVGVGIAGHVAQTRQGVNLADAYMDPRFNPDFDKRTGYRTRSLLCLPLMSTERKLVGVIQVLNKKGGGGFDERDESLLAAFGAHAAVALDRAQLIEAYVEKQRMEEALKLAHEIQMSMLPKRFPPFPHRTDFDLYAVIEPAREVGGDFYDFLLLDEDSLGLAIGDVSGKGIPAALFMSVTKTLLRVIASKQSRPEAVLAELNNELCRDNDTGMFVTLFYGILHLRTGTLEYSSGGHNPPYVLARDGAVEPLAKTKGMALGVLEDTAYQSKTLQLRAGDRLFLYTDGVTEAMDRVYNQFSDLRLHEFLTRANGLSPRDLIRGVLGELQQFSSGAEQSDDITALAIHYQGEDHHGDETRGEQESILFKNQLSEIGRLARVVEAFAERCHLSTSLAFELNVALEEIVTNVISYGYDDAGEHEIMLRLSSTGEEVTAEVEDDGRPFNPLAAAPPDTSKPLADRPMGGLGIHLVRKIMDAVEYRRQQEKNLLVMKKKILR from the coding sequence ATGCCCGAGACCATACCAACGGTCGATATCGAACGTGAGATCCGCAATCTCAATGCCATTTTGAAAGTGTCCAGGGCCATGTCCAGTGAGGTACAACTGGACAGTTTGCTGCAAGTCATCATGCAGAAAACGATCGAAGTGATGGACGCGGAACGCACGAGCCTCTTCTTGTACGACGAAGGGCGCAATGAGTTGTGGAGTAAGATTGCGCAAGAGCTTGAACCATTACAGGAAATTCGTTTCCCTGTGGGCGTGGGGATTGCCGGGCATGTCGCTCAGACTCGCCAGGGAGTGAATCTTGCCGATGCCTATATGGACCCGAGATTCAACCCGGACTTCGACAAACGGACCGGGTATCGCACCCGTTCCCTGCTGTGCCTCCCCCTGATGAGTACCGAAAGGAAGCTGGTCGGTGTGATCCAGGTGTTGAACAAGAAAGGCGGCGGCGGCTTCGACGAGAGAGACGAGTCCCTGTTGGCGGCGTTTGGCGCGCACGCTGCCGTCGCCCTAGATCGGGCGCAACTAATCGAAGCCTATGTCGAGAAGCAGCGGATGGAAGAGGCGCTCAAGCTTGCTCACGAGATCCAGATGAGCATGTTGCCCAAACGCTTTCCCCCGTTCCCGCATCGAACCGATTTTGACCTTTATGCCGTCATCGAACCGGCGCGGGAGGTGGGAGGAGACTTCTACGATTTTCTGCTCCTTGACGAGGACTCCCTCGGTCTCGCTATCGGCGATGTGTCCGGGAAAGGCATTCCAGCCGCGTTGTTTATGTCGGTCACGAAAACGTTGCTCCGGGTCATCGCCAGCAAACAAAGCCGCCCCGAGGCGGTGCTAGCCGAGCTGAATAACGAACTCTGTCGCGATAACGACACCGGCATGTTTGTCACACTTTTTTACGGCATTTTACACCTGCGCACCGGAACTCTAGAGTACAGCAGCGGCGGCCATAATCCTCCGTATGTCCTTGCGCGCGATGGCGCGGTGGAGCCGTTGGCGAAGACCAAGGGCATGGCGCTGGGAGTACTGGAAGACACCGCATATCAGTCCAAGACGCTACAGCTCCGAGCGGGAGACCGGCTCTTCCTGTACACCGACGGGGTCACCGAAGCGATGGACCGCGTGTACAATCAGTTCTCGGATCTCCGGTTACACGAGTTCTTGACCCGGGCGAACGGTTTGTCCCCGAGAGATCTCATTCGCGGCGTCCTCGGGGAATTGCAGCAGTTTTCCTCCGGCGCGGAACAGAGTGATGACATTACCGCTTTAGCCATACACTACCAGGGCGAGGATCATCACGGCGACGAGACACGGGGGGAGCAAGAATCGATTCTCTTCAAGAACCAGCTCTCGGAGATTGGACGATTAGCCCGGGTGGTGGAAGCATTCGCCGAACGGTGCCATCTGTCTACAAGCCTGGCATTTGAGCTCAATGTCGCGCTGGAAGAGATTGTGACGAATGTGATTTCCTACGGCTATGACGATGCCGGTGAGCACGAGATTATGCTGCGTCTGTCGTCCACGGGGGAGGAGGTGACAGCGGAAGTGGAGGATGACGGCCGGCCGTTTAACCCGTTGGCGGCGGCCCCGCCGGATACCAGCAAACCACTAGCGGACAGGCCAATGGGAGGATTGGGCATTCATTTGGTGCGAAAGATCATGGATGCAGTGGAGTACCGCCGGCAGCAGGAGAAAAATCTCCTGGTGATGAAAAAGAAAATCCTGCGGTGA
- a CDS encoding NHLP leader peptide family natural product precursor has translation MAESASFLGSVRRFFRDYLLVMETRGSFGQLVQKATGDPALRQRLVQTPKQVLAEAGITLPADLEVEIVENTDKVIHLVLPPLMEASDAEGGTK, from the coding sequence ATGGCGGAATCTGCATCCTTCCTTGGCTCTGTACGCCGGTTCTTTCGCGATTACTTACTGGTTATGGAAACGCGCGGCTCCTTCGGCCAGCTGGTCCAGAAAGCGACAGGGGACCCTGCTCTGCGTCAACGCCTCGTGCAGACGCCCAAGCAGGTCTTGGCTGAAGCCGGCATCACGTTGCCCGCAGACCTGGAGGTAGAGATTGTCGAAAATACCGATAAGGTCATTCACCTTGTGCTGCCCCCGCTGATGGAGGCAAGTGACGCGGAAGGAGGAACGAAATGA
- a CDS encoding AAA family ATPase, translating into MRAATLTDGERKTITALFADLKGSTALIEGLGPEDARARIDPALQLMMDAVHQYDGYVAQVLGDGIFALFGAPIAHEDHPQRSVYAALRMQEAMRRHTDMLRAKGYPPLLMRVGINTGEVVVRSIQKDALHADYVPVGHSTNIAARMEQMANPGAIIVSEYTHKLTDGYFAFKDLGPTQIKGVEAPLNIYEVLGAGPLRTRLQVSARRGLTRFVGRQSEMEQLQTALEQAKAGHGQIVGTTGEPGLGKSRLFYEFKLLSVSGCLVLEAYSVSHGKATAYLPVIELLKSYFDIQAQDDERKRRERVIGKVLGLDRSLEDTLPYLFALLGIEEQPSPLQQMDPQIRRRRTFEALKKLFLRESLNQPLILIFEDLHWIDGETQGFLDVLSESVASAKLLLLTNYRPEYRHEWGQKTYYTQLRLAPFSRAEAEEFLDVLLGTTVETLPATSLQALKQLILDKTQGTPFFMEEIVQELVEQGVLIRDAVGARRAVPLPTDLHLPPTVQGILAARIDRLAPDEKALLQQLSVIGREFPLGVIRQVITQPEADMYRLLASLQRKEFLYEQPAFPEVEYIFKHALTQDVAYGTVLQEQRKRLHEQTAQAIEQLFYGRLEEHCDELAHHYSRSGNIQKAVDYLQLAGQQAVQQSAYAEAVTHFTAALKLLKTLPDTPARAQQELPLQIALATPLTATKGLAAPEVGAVYTRALALCQQVGETLIFSRRSGARGGFTCFGQSYRRRVNWLSGSSPWLSMCKTPLSSWQHTMGWDWFCAIPGHQSRLAHTLSKLSPSMTSGSVTLQLLFRERTLVSLVAPLWLKSCGCLGTQTRL; encoded by the coding sequence ATCCGCGCCGCCACCCTGACCGACGGCGAGCGCAAGACTATCACCGCCTTGTTTGCCGATCTCAAAGGCTCGACGGCGTTGATCGAAGGCTTGGGCCCCGAAGACGCCCGGGCGAGGATCGATCCCGCGCTGCAACTGATGATGGACGCCGTGCATCAGTATGACGGCTATGTGGCCCAAGTGCTGGGCGATGGCATCTTTGCCTTGTTCGGGGCGCCTATCGCCCATGAAGATCATCCCCAGCGATCCGTGTACGCCGCGCTGCGCATGCAAGAAGCCATGCGCCGCCATACCGATATGTTGCGAGCAAAGGGCTATCCCCCGCTGCTCATGCGCGTGGGCATCAACACCGGGGAAGTGGTCGTGCGCTCCATCCAGAAAGACGCTTTGCATGCCGATTACGTGCCGGTCGGGCATTCGACCAACATTGCGGCGCGCATGGAGCAGATGGCCAATCCCGGTGCGATCATCGTGTCGGAGTACACCCACAAACTCACCGACGGCTACTTTGCCTTCAAGGATCTGGGACCCACGCAGATCAAAGGGGTAGAAGCGCCCCTGAACATCTATGAAGTGCTCGGTGCCGGACCCTTACGCACGCGGCTGCAAGTGTCGGCGCGGCGCGGGCTGACGCGCTTTGTCGGACGGCAGAGCGAGATGGAGCAGTTGCAGACAGCGTTGGAGCAAGCCAAAGCGGGGCACGGGCAAATCGTCGGAACGACGGGTGAGCCGGGACTGGGCAAATCGCGCTTGTTCTATGAATTCAAGCTGCTCTCGGTGAGTGGCTGTCTCGTGCTGGAAGCCTATTCGGTGTCGCACGGCAAAGCCACGGCGTACTTGCCGGTGATCGAGTTGCTCAAGAGCTACTTCGACATCCAGGCTCAGGACGATGAACGCAAACGGCGCGAGCGGGTCATTGGCAAAGTGCTCGGTCTCGACCGCAGCTTGGAAGACACGTTGCCCTATCTGTTTGCGTTGCTAGGCATTGAAGAACAACCCTCACCGTTGCAGCAGATGGACCCGCAGATTCGGCGCCGCCGCACTTTTGAGGCGCTCAAGAAGCTCTTTCTCAGAGAGAGTCTCAACCAACCCCTCATTCTCATCTTTGAAGACTTGCACTGGATCGATGGGGAGACGCAAGGCTTTCTCGACGTACTCAGTGAGAGTGTGGCCAGCGCCAAGCTACTGCTCCTCACCAACTACCGTCCCGAGTATCGCCATGAGTGGGGGCAGAAGACGTATTACACGCAATTACGTCTGGCTCCCTTCAGCAGAGCCGAGGCAGAGGAGTTCCTTGACGTATTGTTGGGTACCACGGTAGAGACGTTGCCTGCAACGTCTCTACAAGCCCTCAAACAACTCATCCTCGACAAGACCCAAGGCACGCCCTTCTTCATGGAAGAGATCGTGCAAGAATTGGTGGAACAGGGGGTCTTAATCCGCGATGCCGTAGGGGCACGGCGTGCCGTGCCCCTACCAACGGACCTCCACCTTCCCCCCACCGTCCAAGGCATCCTCGCCGCCCGCATCGACCGCCTCGCCCCCGACGAGAAAGCCTTGCTCCAGCAGCTCTCCGTCATTGGCCGGGAGTTTCCGTTGGGCGTAATCCGTCAGGTCATCACTCAGCCGGAAGCCGACATGTATCGCCTGCTGGCCTCGTTGCAGCGCAAAGAATTTCTCTACGAACAGCCCGCCTTTCCGGAAGTCGAATACATTTTCAAGCATGCGCTGACCCAGGACGTGGCCTACGGCACGGTGTTGCAGGAACAGCGCAAGCGCTTACACGAGCAGACGGCACAAGCGATTGAGCAACTATTCTATGGTCGGTTAGAGGAGCATTGCGACGAGTTAGCCCATCACTACAGTCGGAGTGGCAACATCCAGAAGGCGGTGGATTATCTCCAGCTTGCCGGGCAACAAGCCGTGCAACAGTCAGCGTACGCAGAAGCGGTTACGCACTTCACCGCCGCTCTGAAATTGCTCAAGACCCTGCCAGATACACCTGCGCGCGCTCAGCAGGAACTCCCGCTGCAGATCGCCTTAGCCACACCGTTAACGGCCACGAAAGGCCTTGCGGCTCCAGAAGTGGGAGCTGTCTACACTCGTGCGCTAGCGCTGTGCCAACAGGTCGGTGAGACCCTCATCTTTTCCCGACGATCTGGGGCGCGCGGCGGTTTTACTTGTTTCGGGCAGAGCTACAGGCGGCGCGTGAACTGGCTGAGCGGCTCGTCCCCCTGGCTCAGCATGTGCAAGACCCCACTCTCCTCGTGGCAACACACTATGGGTTGGGATTGGTTCTGCGCTATTCCGGGGCATCAGTCTCGGCTCGCGCACACTTTGAGCAAGCTATCGCCCTCTATGACCTCAGGCAGCGTCACTCTTCAATTGCTCTTCAGGGAGCGGACCCTGGTGTCGCTGGTCGCTCCGCTCTGGCTCAAGTCTTGTGGCTGCTTGGGTACCCAGACCAGGCTCTGA